One region of Triticum aestivum cultivar Chinese Spring chromosome 6B, IWGSC CS RefSeq v2.1, whole genome shotgun sequence genomic DNA includes:
- the LOC123139949 gene encoding mitochondrial metalloendopeptidase OMA1 isoform X2 has translation MCAPGGKIIVYTGLLDKFSTDAEIAAVLGHEVAHAIARHTAEGLTKNMWILMLTVFLGIFIDEPKMIDKLAKYLLSLPFSRKYDGDRGRSHWNPAARCRWFRSTHSP, from the exons ATGTGCGCGCCCGGTGGCAAGATCATAGTCTACACCGGGCTGCTCGACAAGTTCAGCACCGATGCTGAGATCGCCGCGGTGCTAGGGCACGAG GTTGCACACGCCATTGCAAGGCACACCGCAGAGGGGCTCACCAAGAACATGTGGATTCTCATGCTCACGGTTTTCCTCGGCATCTTTATCGATGAGCCAAAGATGATTGATAAGCTCGCCAAATACCTCCTCAGCCTGCCCTTCTCACGAAAGTAC GATGGAGATAGAGGCAGATCACATTGGAATCCTGCTGCTCGCTGCCGCTGGTTTCGATCCACGCATAGCCCCTAA
- the LOC123135134 gene encoding G-type lectin S-receptor-like serine/threonine-protein kinase SD2-5, whose product MMGPAVLFFLLFAAASPLLLVTQGLDDSMAKPSTIWINSDFLSHIHGAPRIIIRHSLQPQAQGHPEYLSFAAGFICVSSQFQCDDFFFAVFIYNNDTTAHIAGTDHQAKVIWSANRDRPVHENATLEFTSDGNLVLRDADGSHVWSSNNFGRSVAGMLINMVGNLVLYDQTDAAVWQSFDHPTDTLVPGQSLMEGMRLKASTSATNMTENQLYITILQDALYAFVESTPAQPYYSWYWGAYNNKKRMVTFMNGGLVVYGSSNTYRILLLPVAKYIQYMRLDSDGHMRVYEWSTQQWIIQYDVMLIDDCAYPTVCGEYGICTQGQCACPLQNNSSSSYYKPVDERKPNLGCAPITPISCEEIQHHRLLALTDTSYFDERHKIVHLNEDDCKQACLKNCSCRAVSFSYDQLGHSRCTWMAKVFSLQAIQPVANLSSSVYLKVQLRPSITASTSNKTKVMLGAAFGAFAILVLLVIGVTLYLRGRRKYGDKDEEFDFDQLPGMPARFSLEKVSGCTEGFGKKLGEGGFGSVFEGKLGEERIAVKRLEGARQGEKEFLAEVETIGSIEHINLVKLIGFCAEKSERLLVYEYMSRGSLDRWIYYRHNNYSLDWCTRCKIILDIAKGLCYLHEECRRKIAHLDIKPQNILLDDNFNAKVADFGLCKLINRDQSKVVTVMRGTPGYLAPEWLTSRITEKVDVYSFGVVVMEIVSGRKNIDNSQPDEEVQLINLLREKEENNQLIDLVDKHSDDMVSCQEEVIRMMKLAIWCLQNDSTRRPSMSTVIKVLEGVMSVETFDGNSILFVQDNPSTHSVPSQASILSGPR is encoded by the coding sequence ATGATGGGCCCTGCCGTCCTTTTCTTCCTCCTGTTTGCAGCTGCATCACCGTTACTCTTGGTGACGCAGGGTTTGGATGATTCCATGGCCAAACCCTCGACAATTTGGATCAACAGTGACTTTCTTAGCCACATCCACGGCGCACCCCGCATCATCATCCGACATTCTCTACAACCACAAGCTCAAGGTCACCCTGAGTATCTTAGCTTTGCCGCAGGGTTCATATGTGTCTCCTCCCAGTTTCAGTGTGACGACTTCTTCTTTGCGGTATTCATTTATAACAACGACACAACCGCTCACATTGCTGGCACAGATCATCAGGCGAAGGTGATCTGGTCTGCCAACCGGGATCGTCCTGTTCATGAGAATGCCACCCTTGAGTTTACCTCGGACGGAAACTTGGTCCTTCGTGATGCTGATGGTAGCCATGTGTGGTCAAGCAACAACTTCGGCCGCTCTGTAGCAGGCATGTTGATCAACATGGTTGGCAATCTGGTGTTGTACGATCAGACAGATGCAGCTGTGTGGCAGTCATTTGATCATCCTACTGACACATTGGTACCTGGGCAATCACTTATGGAAGGTATGAGGCTTAAAGCAAGTACCTCTGCAACAAATATGACTGAGAATCAACTGTACATCACCATACTCCAAGATGCGTTATATGCTTTTGTTGAATCCACACCAGCACAACCCTACTACAGTTGGTACTGGGGGGCCTACAACAACAAGAAAAGAATGGTTACATTCATGAATGGAGGCCTCGTCGTTTATGGGTCGTCAAATACATATAGGATTTTATTACTGCCAGTAGCTAAATATATACAGTACATGAGATTAGATTCAGATGGACACATGAGGGTGTACGAATGGTCTACCCAACAATGGATAATCCAGTATGATGTAATGCTAATAGATGATTGTGCTTACCCAACCGTCTGCGGAGAGTATGGCATATGCACCCAGGGGCAATGCGCCTGTCCACTTCAGAACAATTCTAGTTCCAGCTACTACAAGCCAGTGGATGAGCGGAAGCCAAATCTTGGTTGCGCGCCAATAACTCCAATCTCTTGCGAAGAAATTCAACATCATCGACTCTTGGCACTTACAGATACTTCTTACTTTGATGAAAGGCACAAGATTGTGCATTTAAACGAAGATGACTGTAAGCAAGCCTGCTTGAAGAACTGCTCCTGCAGGGCCGTTAGCTTCAGCTATGACCAGTTGGGTCATAGTAGATGTACCTGGATGGCAAAGGTCTTCTCCTTGCAAGCAATACAACCTGTAGCCAACTTAAGTTCCTCTGTTTACCTCAAGGTGCAGCTTAGGCCCTCCATTACTGCATCTACTTCAAACAAAACAAAAGTAATGTTAGGTGCTGCATTTGGAGCTTTTGCTATTCTTGTATTGCTTGTGATTGGTGTCACTCTTTATCTACGAGGTAGAAGGAAGTATGGAGACAAAGATGAAGAATTTGATTTCGATCAATTACCTGGAATGCCAGCAAGGTTTTCTCTTGAGAAGGTGAGTGGATGCACTGAAGGATTCGGTAAGAAACTTGGAGAAGGTGGGTTTGGGTCGGTTTTTGAAGGAAAATTAGGTGAAGAAAGAATTGCGGTAAAACGTTTGGAAGGTGCTAGACAGGGGGAGAAAGAGTTCTTGGCAGAGGTTGAGACTATTGGTAGCATTGAACACATCAATCTTGTCAAACTGATTGGGTTTTGTGCAGAGAAGTCTGAGAGGCTTCTGGTATATGAATATATGTCAAGAGGATCGCTTGATAGGTGGATCTATTACCGCCATAACAACTACTCTCTTGATTGGTGCACTCGTTGTAAAATCATATTGGATATTGCCAAGGGCCTGTGTTATCTTCATGAGGAGTGTAGGCGAAAAATTGCTCATCTGGACATCAAACCACAAAATATTCTCTTGGATGACAACTTCAATGCCAAAGTGGCTGATTTTGGACTGTGTAAGTTAATAAATAGGGATCAAAGCAAGGTAGTTACTGTGATGAGAGGAACACCTGGATATCTAGCACCTGAATGGTTGACGTCGCGGATCACTGAAAAAGTGGACGTCTACAGTTTTGGAGTTGTTGTCATGGAGATAGTAAGTGGAAGGAAAAATATTGACAACTCTCAGCCTGACGAGGAAGTTCAGCTCATAAATTTattaagagaaaaagaagaaaacaatcAATTGATTGACTTGGTCGACAAGCATAGTGACGATATGGTCTCATGTCAGGAGGAAGTGATTCGAATGATGAAGCTTGCAATATGGTGCTTGCAAAATGACAGCACTCGAAGGCCATCCATGTCAACAGTGATCAAGGTATTGGAAGGTGTGATGAGTGTAGAAACTTTTGATGGAAATTCAATCTTGTTTGTTCAAGATAATCCATCAACACATTCAGTTCCATCTCAAGCATCCATATTATCTGGCCCAAGGTAA
- the LOC123139949 gene encoding mitochondrial metalloendopeptidase OMA1 isoform X1 → MCAPGGKIIVYTGLLDKFSTDAEIAAVLGHEVAHAIARHTAEGLTKNMWILMLTVFLGIFIDEPKMIDKLAKYLLSLPFSRKMEIEADHIGILLLAAAGFDPRIAPKVHEKLGELGGNSSSLKEYMSTHPCSKKRTRLLLDSKVMDKAMALYTEARARKEEIDR, encoded by the exons ATGTGCGCGCCCGGTGGCAAGATCATAGTCTACACCGGGCTGCTCGACAAGTTCAGCACCGATGCTGAGATCGCCGCGGTGCTAGGGCACGAG GTTGCACACGCCATTGCAAGGCACACCGCAGAGGGGCTCACCAAGAACATGTGGATTCTCATGCTCACGGTTTTCCTCGGCATCTTTATCGATGAGCCAAAGATGATTGATAAGCTCGCCAAATACCTCCTCAGCCTGCCCTTCTCACGAAA GATGGAGATAGAGGCAGATCACATTGGAATCCTGCTGCTCGCTGCCGCTGGTTTCGATCCACGCATAGCCCCTAAGGTCCACGAGAAGCTCGGAGAGCTCGGTGGGAATTCATCATCGCTCAAGGAGTACATGTCTACTCATCCTTGCAGCAAGAAAAGAACGCGGCTTTTACTGGATTCCAAGGTCATGGATAAGGCCATGGCGTTATATACAGAAGCAAGAGCGAGAAAAGAAGAAATTGATCGATGA